The following are from one region of the Cytobacillus firmus genome:
- the wecB gene encoding non-hydrolyzing UDP-N-acetylglucosamine 2-epimerase — translation MTIFGTRPEAIKMAPLVLELQKHPEYFESIVTVTAQHREMLDQVLNIFKVTPDYDLNIMKDRQTLVDVTTRGLEGLDKIMKEVKPDIVLVHGDTTTTFIASLVSFYNQIVVGHVEAGLRTWNKYSPFPEEMNRQLTGVMADLHFSPTSKSAENLLNENKKNESIFITGNTAIDALKTTVKDTYHHEVLEKIGDDRLVLLTAHRRENLGEPMRNMFKAIKRLVEEQKDIQVVYPVHMNPAVREIASEILGSDSRINLIEPLDVIDFHNFASRAHLILTDSGGVQEEAPSLGVPVLVLRDTTERPEGIEAGTLKLAGIEEQPIFELATELLTDGAAYEKMAKAVNPYGDGNASRRICDAIRYHFKQTNDRPEEYKPQN, via the coding sequence ATGACGATTTTCGGGACAAGGCCTGAAGCCATTAAAATGGCACCCCTTGTTCTTGAACTTCAAAAACACCCTGAGTATTTTGAATCGATTGTGACCGTGACGGCACAGCATCGTGAAATGCTTGATCAGGTATTAAATATTTTTAAGGTCACACCCGATTATGACCTGAATATCATGAAAGACCGCCAGACACTGGTAGACGTGACTACACGCGGACTTGAAGGTCTTGATAAGATCATGAAGGAAGTAAAGCCGGATATCGTGCTTGTTCACGGTGATACCACTACAACGTTTATTGCAAGCCTTGTCTCTTTCTATAACCAGATTGTCGTCGGCCATGTGGAAGCGGGACTGCGCACATGGAATAAATACTCTCCATTCCCTGAGGAAATGAACCGTCAGCTTACAGGTGTCATGGCTGATCTGCACTTCTCGCCAACATCGAAGTCAGCGGAAAACCTCTTAAATGAGAATAAAAAGAACGAAAGTATTTTCATCACTGGAAACACGGCAATCGATGCGCTTAAAACTACGGTTAAAGACACGTATCACCATGAAGTCCTGGAGAAAATCGGCGATGACCGCCTTGTGCTACTGACTGCACACCGCCGTGAAAACCTGGGAGAACCGATGCGCAACATGTTCAAGGCTATTAAAAGGCTGGTGGAAGAACAGAAAGACATACAAGTCGTATATCCCGTTCATATGAATCCTGCTGTACGGGAGATCGCATCAGAAATCCTTGGCAGTGATAGCCGCATTAATCTGATTGAGCCGCTTGACGTTATTGATTTCCATAACTTTGCCTCAAGAGCTCATCTGATTCTGACCGATTCAGGCGGAGTTCAGGAAGAAGCACCATCACTTGGTGTGCCTGTCCTTGTTCTGCGAGATACAACGGAAAGGCCTGAAGGAATTGAAGCAGGAACCCTTAAGCTTGCCGGCATTGAGGAACAGCCAATTTTCGAACTGGCAACGGAGCTTCTGACTGATGGGGCAGCCTATGAAAAAATGGCTAAAGCTGTAAACCCATATGGAGACGGAAATGCTTCCAGAAGAATTTGCGATGCCATCCGCTACCATTTTAAACAGACGAATGATCGTCCGGAAGAATATAAACCGCAAAACTAA